The Bombus fervidus isolate BK054 chromosome 8, iyBomFerv1, whole genome shotgun sequence genome window below encodes:
- the LOC139990280 gene encoding uncharacterized protein yields MEVMRFLLCVAVIFMIGFISASNANPEPNPSPEADPEAINIKDILAKLVKVLGHVG; encoded by the exons ATGGAAGTCATGAGATTCTTACTTTGCGTCGCAGTCATTTTTATGATTGGCTTTATTTCAGCGAGCAATGCGAACCCAGAACCTAATCCTTCGCCAGAGGCG GATCCGGAAGCAATTAACATAAAGGATATATTAGCAAAACTAGTAAAAGTGTTGGGTCACGTGGGATAA
- the LOC139990277 gene encoding uncharacterized protein, with translation MEVMRFLLCVAVIFMIAFISASNAKPEPNPSPEADPEAINVLGILGLLGKALSHLG, from the exons ATGGAAGTCATGAGATTCTTACTTTGCGTTGCAGTCATTTTTATGATTGCTTTCATTTCTGCGAGCAATGCGAAGCCAGAACCTAATCCTTCGCCAGAGGCG GATCCGGAAGCAATTAACGTATTGGGTATATTAGGATTACTAGGAAAAGCGTTGTCTCACTTGGGATAA
- the LOC139990249 gene encoding coiled-coil domain-containing protein 170 isoform X1 has product MSCEEETRETEETREPTKEGKEATEEDLQIFETLCISSPRKIVEEEAMTHDLTTTLRSELAALEYKRDRLMSELQETKNLVRFRDQRIAELQVEAEQLREQAARQNAIVLSLKKRIQELEERERNLYTSQGRNETVLRSLQRDLKYHQEKNREYEKKIRQLEQTVSEEIESRERARLSFQEFTRRLANVLSVEYRETVHPSPEIVMHKVEELVQEANRVRAKNTNIEAQLTTAEVDFRSCRDALDCTVAEKEQLQRQVSSQLVDLDRLRQDKECLEMRYKVAERELDGLRDKLLNANRSISSATGNISNQEALIGQLREDLTQRDEKCQRVQTELRHLLESLATLVSGPNRFIESHENVIKDRIREILAENKDQALAIQKLRDKVNAATESTTRQGELIETTVAKMRNLEDERSDLGNKVRKLETELTDCELLKESLRREKQMFVTFLNRLGKAMQMDEISEEMGLDLQTESLLIRAEQLARLETDKLVDKYSCCNYTILPRIRRERSFHELPSMKETSVVYQLQRRVRTLREQLQRRDLHLDLLRRKLSLQEDSVKMKSLLQSERDEANLRAKKLSKQTDRLQVQLLEERSRNRELSAQLTEAADYKIAALERSRKIEEVQKRLVESEMLRTRCNRKLTLLKEQIRTTTETAEQERSISDHSLQLLRDELAQVKQNLSEMTKRESQLQSFRVSVVKLLSEPICTPDYEIISRLQKTIAAHRDFTMLSRRYDEPLDTTSPSRCTSIHAMHPPRSPGSRCARYEDSGFADPPDLRDVEDEFNKRPDADGRERD; this is encoded by the exons ATGTCGTGCGAGGAAGAAACAAGAGAAACGGAGGAGACGAGGGAACCaacaaaagaaggaaaggaggCCACCGAGGAGGACCTTCAGATTTTCGAAACGCTTTGTATATCATCACCTCGAAAG ATTGTTGAGGAAGAAGCCATGACCCATGATCTAACGACTACGTTGAGGAGCGAGCTAGCGGCACTCGAATATAAACGCGACCGGTTGATGTCCGAG CTGCAAGAAACGAAGAATCTCGTGAGATTCCGAGATCAACGAATAGCCGAGTTGCAGGTAGAGGCAGAACAACTTCGCGAACAAGCAGCTAGACAGAATGCCATTGTGTTAAGCTTGAAGAAACGCATACAG GAATTGGAAGAACGCGAGAGGAATCTTTATACGAGTCAAGGAAGGAACGAGACCGTGCTGCGTTCTTTGCAACGAGATTTAAAGTATCATCAGGAGAAGAATCGGGAATACGAGAAGAAGATACGTCAGCTTGAACAGACTGTGTCGGAAGAGATTGAATCGAGAGAACGAGCCCGTTTAAGTTTTCAG GAATTTACGCGGAGATTGGCGAACGTATTGAGCGTCGAGTATCGCGAAACCGTTCATCCTAGTCCTGAAATCGTGATGCACAAAGTCGAAGAGTTGGTGCAAGAAGCGAATCGTGTTCGCGCGAAGAATACGAATATCGAAGCGCAACTGACTACCGCTGAGGTAGACTTTAGAAGCTGCCGGGATGCGTTGGACTGTACCGTAGCCGAGAAGGAACAACTTCAGCGTCAAGTATCTTCGCAATTGGTCGACTTGGATCGTCTCAGACAG GACAAAGAATGCCTGGAAATGCGATACAAAGTCGCGGAAAGGGAACTGGACGGGTTGAGGGATAAATTGTTAAACGCGAACAGAAGCATAAGCAGCGCGACCGGAAATATATCGAATCAAGAGGCGTTGATTGGACAGCTGCGAG AAGATCTGACGCAACGGGATGAAAAGTGTCAGCGTGTGCAAACCGAGTTACGTCACCTTTTGGAATCGTTGGCAACGCTTGTCAGCGGCCCGAACAGATTCATCGAGTCTCACGAGAATGTCATTAAGGATCGCATTAGGGAGATCTTGGCCGAGAACAAAGATCAGGCTCTT GCGATTCAAAAGCTTCGAGACAAGGTAAACGCGGCAACGGAATCGACTACTCGGCAGGGCGAATTGATCGAAACGACTGTGGCGAAGATGCGAAATCTCGAGGACGAACGATCGGACCTGGGAAATAAAGTTCGCAAATTAGAAACCGAGTTGACCGATTGCGAGTTGTTGAAAGAATCTCTGCGCAGAGAAAAACAAATG TTCGTAACGTTTCTGAACCGACTAGGAAAAGCGATGCAAATGGACGAGATCTCGGAGGAAATGGGTCTCGATCTTCAAACGGAATCGCTTCTGATACGAGCCGAGCAACTTGCCAGATTAGAAACCGACAAATTAGTGGATAAG TACTCGTGCTGCAACTACACCATCTTACCGAGGATTCGACGCGAGCGATCCTTCCACGAGCTTCCTTCTATGAAAGAA ACCTCGGTGGTGTATCAGCTGCAGCGTCGTGTAAGGACTCTTCGGGAGCAATTGCAACGCCGGGATCTTCATTTGGATCTCCTTCGCAGAAAATTATCGCTTCAAGAGGACAGCGTGAAAATGAAATCGTTGCTGCAAAGTGAAAGAGACGAAGCGAATCTTCG AGCGAAGAAGTTGTCGAAACAAACCGATCGCTTGCAAGTTCAACTTTTGGAAGAGAGGTCAAGAAATCGCGAGTTAAGCGCCCAATTGACGGAAGCCGCGGATTACAAA ATAGCAGCTTTGGAACGCAGTCGAAAGATAGAAGAGGTTCAAAAACGGCTGGTCGAGAGCGAGATGCTGAGAACTCGATGCAACAGAAAATTAACCCTCTTGAAAGAACAAATAAGAACAACGACTGAGACTGCCGAGCAGGAGAGATCCATCAGCGACCATTCGTTGCAATTGCTTAGGGACGAGCTAGCGCAAGTCAAACAAAATCTTTCTGAGATGACGAAAAGGGAATCCCAG CTACAAAGTTTCCGTGTTTCCGTGGTGAAATTATTATCGGAACCAATTTGTACACCTGATTACGAGATAATTTCGCGACTGCAAAAAACAATAGCGGCACATCGTGATTTCACCATGCTGTCGCGCCGATATGACGAGCCATTGGATACGACCAGTCCTTCCAGATGTACAAG CATACATGCGATGCATCCTCCTAGATCACCAGGGTCAAGATGCGCTCGTTACGAAGACAGCGGATTTGCAGATCCGCCGGATCTTCGCGATGTCGAAGACGAATTCAACAAACGACCG GATGCAGACGGTAGAGAGCGAGACTGA
- the LOC139990249 gene encoding coiled-coil domain-containing protein 170 isoform X3 → MSCEEETRETEETREPTKEGKEATEEDLQIFETLCISSPRKIVEEEAMTHDLTTTLRSELAALEYKRDRLMSELQETKNLVRFRDQRIAELQVEAEQLREQAARQNAIVLSLKKRIQELEERERNLYTSQGRNETVLRSLQRDLKYHQEKNREYEKKIRQLEQTVSEEIESRERARLSFQEFTRRLANVLSVEYRETVHPSPEIVMHKVEELVQEANRVRAKNTNIEAQLTTAEVDFRSCRDALDCTVAEKEQLQRQVSSQLVDLDRLRQDKECLEMRYKVAERELDGLRDKLLNANRSISSATGNISNQEALIGQLREDLTQRDEKCQRVQTELRHLLESLATLVSGPNRFIESHENVIKDRIREILAENKDQALAIQKLRDKVNAATESTTRQGELIETTVAKMRNLEDERSDLGNKVRKLETELTDCELLKESLRREKQMFVTFLNRLGKAMQMDEISEEMGLDLQTESLLIRAEQLARLETDKLVDKTSVVYQLQRRVRTLREQLQRRDLHLDLLRRKLSLQEDSVKMKSLLQSERDEANLRAKKLSKQTDRLQVQLLEERSRNRELSAQLTEAADYKIAALERSRKIEEVQKRLVESEMLRTRCNRKLTLLKEQIRTTTETAEQERSISDHSLQLLRDELAQVKQNLSEMTKRESQLQSFRVSVVKLLSEPICTPDYEIISRLQKTIAAHRDFTMLSRRYDEPLDTTSPSRCTSIHAMHPPRSPGSRCARYEDSGFADPPDLRDVEDEFNKRPDADGRERD, encoded by the exons ATGTCGTGCGAGGAAGAAACAAGAGAAACGGAGGAGACGAGGGAACCaacaaaagaaggaaaggaggCCACCGAGGAGGACCTTCAGATTTTCGAAACGCTTTGTATATCATCACCTCGAAAG ATTGTTGAGGAAGAAGCCATGACCCATGATCTAACGACTACGTTGAGGAGCGAGCTAGCGGCACTCGAATATAAACGCGACCGGTTGATGTCCGAG CTGCAAGAAACGAAGAATCTCGTGAGATTCCGAGATCAACGAATAGCCGAGTTGCAGGTAGAGGCAGAACAACTTCGCGAACAAGCAGCTAGACAGAATGCCATTGTGTTAAGCTTGAAGAAACGCATACAG GAATTGGAAGAACGCGAGAGGAATCTTTATACGAGTCAAGGAAGGAACGAGACCGTGCTGCGTTCTTTGCAACGAGATTTAAAGTATCATCAGGAGAAGAATCGGGAATACGAGAAGAAGATACGTCAGCTTGAACAGACTGTGTCGGAAGAGATTGAATCGAGAGAACGAGCCCGTTTAAGTTTTCAG GAATTTACGCGGAGATTGGCGAACGTATTGAGCGTCGAGTATCGCGAAACCGTTCATCCTAGTCCTGAAATCGTGATGCACAAAGTCGAAGAGTTGGTGCAAGAAGCGAATCGTGTTCGCGCGAAGAATACGAATATCGAAGCGCAACTGACTACCGCTGAGGTAGACTTTAGAAGCTGCCGGGATGCGTTGGACTGTACCGTAGCCGAGAAGGAACAACTTCAGCGTCAAGTATCTTCGCAATTGGTCGACTTGGATCGTCTCAGACAG GACAAAGAATGCCTGGAAATGCGATACAAAGTCGCGGAAAGGGAACTGGACGGGTTGAGGGATAAATTGTTAAACGCGAACAGAAGCATAAGCAGCGCGACCGGAAATATATCGAATCAAGAGGCGTTGATTGGACAGCTGCGAG AAGATCTGACGCAACGGGATGAAAAGTGTCAGCGTGTGCAAACCGAGTTACGTCACCTTTTGGAATCGTTGGCAACGCTTGTCAGCGGCCCGAACAGATTCATCGAGTCTCACGAGAATGTCATTAAGGATCGCATTAGGGAGATCTTGGCCGAGAACAAAGATCAGGCTCTT GCGATTCAAAAGCTTCGAGACAAGGTAAACGCGGCAACGGAATCGACTACTCGGCAGGGCGAATTGATCGAAACGACTGTGGCGAAGATGCGAAATCTCGAGGACGAACGATCGGACCTGGGAAATAAAGTTCGCAAATTAGAAACCGAGTTGACCGATTGCGAGTTGTTGAAAGAATCTCTGCGCAGAGAAAAACAAATG TTCGTAACGTTTCTGAACCGACTAGGAAAAGCGATGCAAATGGACGAGATCTCGGAGGAAATGGGTCTCGATCTTCAAACGGAATCGCTTCTGATACGAGCCGAGCAACTTGCCAGATTAGAAACCGACAAATTAGTGGATAAG ACCTCGGTGGTGTATCAGCTGCAGCGTCGTGTAAGGACTCTTCGGGAGCAATTGCAACGCCGGGATCTTCATTTGGATCTCCTTCGCAGAAAATTATCGCTTCAAGAGGACAGCGTGAAAATGAAATCGTTGCTGCAAAGTGAAAGAGACGAAGCGAATCTTCG AGCGAAGAAGTTGTCGAAACAAACCGATCGCTTGCAAGTTCAACTTTTGGAAGAGAGGTCAAGAAATCGCGAGTTAAGCGCCCAATTGACGGAAGCCGCGGATTACAAA ATAGCAGCTTTGGAACGCAGTCGAAAGATAGAAGAGGTTCAAAAACGGCTGGTCGAGAGCGAGATGCTGAGAACTCGATGCAACAGAAAATTAACCCTCTTGAAAGAACAAATAAGAACAACGACTGAGACTGCCGAGCAGGAGAGATCCATCAGCGACCATTCGTTGCAATTGCTTAGGGACGAGCTAGCGCAAGTCAAACAAAATCTTTCTGAGATGACGAAAAGGGAATCCCAG CTACAAAGTTTCCGTGTTTCCGTGGTGAAATTATTATCGGAACCAATTTGTACACCTGATTACGAGATAATTTCGCGACTGCAAAAAACAATAGCGGCACATCGTGATTTCACCATGCTGTCGCGCCGATATGACGAGCCATTGGATACGACCAGTCCTTCCAGATGTACAAG CATACATGCGATGCATCCTCCTAGATCACCAGGGTCAAGATGCGCTCGTTACGAAGACAGCGGATTTGCAGATCCGCCGGATCTTCGCGATGTCGAAGACGAATTCAACAAACGACCG GATGCAGACGGTAGAGAGCGAGACTGA
- the LOC139990249 gene encoding coiled-coil domain-containing protein 170 isoform X2 translates to MSCEEETRETEETREPTKEGKEATEEDLQIFETLCISSPRKIVEEEAMTHDLTTTLRSELAALEYKRDRLMSELQETKNLVRFRDQRIAELQVEAEQLREQAARQNAIVLSLKKRIQELEERERNLYTSQGRNETVLRSLQRDLKYHQEKNREYEKKIRQLEQTVSEEIESRERARLSFQEFTRRLANVLSVEYRETVHPSPEIVMHKVEELVQEANRVRAKNTNIEAQLTTAEVDFRSCRDALDCTVAEKEQLQRQVSSQLVDLDRLRQDKECLEMRYKVAERELDGLRDKLLNANRSISSATGNISNQEALIGQLRDLTQRDEKCQRVQTELRHLLESLATLVSGPNRFIESHENVIKDRIREILAENKDQALAIQKLRDKVNAATESTTRQGELIETTVAKMRNLEDERSDLGNKVRKLETELTDCELLKESLRREKQMFVTFLNRLGKAMQMDEISEEMGLDLQTESLLIRAEQLARLETDKLVDKYSCCNYTILPRIRRERSFHELPSMKETSVVYQLQRRVRTLREQLQRRDLHLDLLRRKLSLQEDSVKMKSLLQSERDEANLRAKKLSKQTDRLQVQLLEERSRNRELSAQLTEAADYKIAALERSRKIEEVQKRLVESEMLRTRCNRKLTLLKEQIRTTTETAEQERSISDHSLQLLRDELAQVKQNLSEMTKRESQLQSFRVSVVKLLSEPICTPDYEIISRLQKTIAAHRDFTMLSRRYDEPLDTTSPSRCTSIHAMHPPRSPGSRCARYEDSGFADPPDLRDVEDEFNKRPDADGRERD, encoded by the exons ATGTCGTGCGAGGAAGAAACAAGAGAAACGGAGGAGACGAGGGAACCaacaaaagaaggaaaggaggCCACCGAGGAGGACCTTCAGATTTTCGAAACGCTTTGTATATCATCACCTCGAAAG ATTGTTGAGGAAGAAGCCATGACCCATGATCTAACGACTACGTTGAGGAGCGAGCTAGCGGCACTCGAATATAAACGCGACCGGTTGATGTCCGAG CTGCAAGAAACGAAGAATCTCGTGAGATTCCGAGATCAACGAATAGCCGAGTTGCAGGTAGAGGCAGAACAACTTCGCGAACAAGCAGCTAGACAGAATGCCATTGTGTTAAGCTTGAAGAAACGCATACAG GAATTGGAAGAACGCGAGAGGAATCTTTATACGAGTCAAGGAAGGAACGAGACCGTGCTGCGTTCTTTGCAACGAGATTTAAAGTATCATCAGGAGAAGAATCGGGAATACGAGAAGAAGATACGTCAGCTTGAACAGACTGTGTCGGAAGAGATTGAATCGAGAGAACGAGCCCGTTTAAGTTTTCAG GAATTTACGCGGAGATTGGCGAACGTATTGAGCGTCGAGTATCGCGAAACCGTTCATCCTAGTCCTGAAATCGTGATGCACAAAGTCGAAGAGTTGGTGCAAGAAGCGAATCGTGTTCGCGCGAAGAATACGAATATCGAAGCGCAACTGACTACCGCTGAGGTAGACTTTAGAAGCTGCCGGGATGCGTTGGACTGTACCGTAGCCGAGAAGGAACAACTTCAGCGTCAAGTATCTTCGCAATTGGTCGACTTGGATCGTCTCAGACAG GACAAAGAATGCCTGGAAATGCGATACAAAGTCGCGGAAAGGGAACTGGACGGGTTGAGGGATAAATTGTTAAACGCGAACAGAAGCATAAGCAGCGCGACCGGAAATATATCGAATCAAGAGGCGTTGATTGGACAGCTGCGAG ATCTGACGCAACGGGATGAAAAGTGTCAGCGTGTGCAAACCGAGTTACGTCACCTTTTGGAATCGTTGGCAACGCTTGTCAGCGGCCCGAACAGATTCATCGAGTCTCACGAGAATGTCATTAAGGATCGCATTAGGGAGATCTTGGCCGAGAACAAAGATCAGGCTCTT GCGATTCAAAAGCTTCGAGACAAGGTAAACGCGGCAACGGAATCGACTACTCGGCAGGGCGAATTGATCGAAACGACTGTGGCGAAGATGCGAAATCTCGAGGACGAACGATCGGACCTGGGAAATAAAGTTCGCAAATTAGAAACCGAGTTGACCGATTGCGAGTTGTTGAAAGAATCTCTGCGCAGAGAAAAACAAATG TTCGTAACGTTTCTGAACCGACTAGGAAAAGCGATGCAAATGGACGAGATCTCGGAGGAAATGGGTCTCGATCTTCAAACGGAATCGCTTCTGATACGAGCCGAGCAACTTGCCAGATTAGAAACCGACAAATTAGTGGATAAG TACTCGTGCTGCAACTACACCATCTTACCGAGGATTCGACGCGAGCGATCCTTCCACGAGCTTCCTTCTATGAAAGAA ACCTCGGTGGTGTATCAGCTGCAGCGTCGTGTAAGGACTCTTCGGGAGCAATTGCAACGCCGGGATCTTCATTTGGATCTCCTTCGCAGAAAATTATCGCTTCAAGAGGACAGCGTGAAAATGAAATCGTTGCTGCAAAGTGAAAGAGACGAAGCGAATCTTCG AGCGAAGAAGTTGTCGAAACAAACCGATCGCTTGCAAGTTCAACTTTTGGAAGAGAGGTCAAGAAATCGCGAGTTAAGCGCCCAATTGACGGAAGCCGCGGATTACAAA ATAGCAGCTTTGGAACGCAGTCGAAAGATAGAAGAGGTTCAAAAACGGCTGGTCGAGAGCGAGATGCTGAGAACTCGATGCAACAGAAAATTAACCCTCTTGAAAGAACAAATAAGAACAACGACTGAGACTGCCGAGCAGGAGAGATCCATCAGCGACCATTCGTTGCAATTGCTTAGGGACGAGCTAGCGCAAGTCAAACAAAATCTTTCTGAGATGACGAAAAGGGAATCCCAG CTACAAAGTTTCCGTGTTTCCGTGGTGAAATTATTATCGGAACCAATTTGTACACCTGATTACGAGATAATTTCGCGACTGCAAAAAACAATAGCGGCACATCGTGATTTCACCATGCTGTCGCGCCGATATGACGAGCCATTGGATACGACCAGTCCTTCCAGATGTACAAG CATACATGCGATGCATCCTCCTAGATCACCAGGGTCAAGATGCGCTCGTTACGAAGACAGCGGATTTGCAGATCCGCCGGATCTTCGCGATGTCGAAGACGAATTCAACAAACGACCG GATGCAGACGGTAGAGAGCGAGACTGA
- the LOC139990249 gene encoding coiled-coil domain-containing protein 170 isoform X4, translated as MSCEEETRETEETREPTKEGKEATEEDLQIFETLCISSPRKIVEEEAMTHDLTTTLRSELAALEYKRDRLMSELQETKNLVRFRDQRIAELQVEAEQLREQAARQNAIVLSLKKRIQELEERERNLYTSQGRNETVLRSLQRDLKYHQEKNREYEKKIRQLEQTVSEEIESRERARLSFQEFTRRLANVLSVEYRETVHPSPEIVMHKVEELVQEANRVRAKNTNIEAQLTTAEVDFRSCRDALDCTVAEKEQLQRQVSSQLVDLDRLRQDKECLEMRYKVAERELDGLRDKLLNANRSISSATGNISNQEALIGQLREDLTQRDEKCQRVQTELRHLLESLATLVSGPNRFIESHENVIKDRIREILAENKDQALAIQKLRDKVNAATESTTRQGELIETTVAKMRNLEDERSDLGNKVRKLETELTDCELLKESLRREKQMFVTFLNRLGKAMQMDEISEEMGLDLQTESLLIRAEQLARLETDKLVDKYSCCNYTILPRIRRERSFHELPSMKETSVVYQLQRRVRTLREQLQRRDLHLDLLRRKLSLQEDSVKMKSLLQSERDEANLRAKKLSKQTDRLQVQLLEERSRNRELSAQLTEAADYKIAALERSRKIEEVQKRLVESEMLRTRCNRKLTLLKEQIRTTTETAEQERSISDHSLQLLRDELAQVKQNLSEMTKRESQHTCDASS; from the exons ATGTCGTGCGAGGAAGAAACAAGAGAAACGGAGGAGACGAGGGAACCaacaaaagaaggaaaggaggCCACCGAGGAGGACCTTCAGATTTTCGAAACGCTTTGTATATCATCACCTCGAAAG ATTGTTGAGGAAGAAGCCATGACCCATGATCTAACGACTACGTTGAGGAGCGAGCTAGCGGCACTCGAATATAAACGCGACCGGTTGATGTCCGAG CTGCAAGAAACGAAGAATCTCGTGAGATTCCGAGATCAACGAATAGCCGAGTTGCAGGTAGAGGCAGAACAACTTCGCGAACAAGCAGCTAGACAGAATGCCATTGTGTTAAGCTTGAAGAAACGCATACAG GAATTGGAAGAACGCGAGAGGAATCTTTATACGAGTCAAGGAAGGAACGAGACCGTGCTGCGTTCTTTGCAACGAGATTTAAAGTATCATCAGGAGAAGAATCGGGAATACGAGAAGAAGATACGTCAGCTTGAACAGACTGTGTCGGAAGAGATTGAATCGAGAGAACGAGCCCGTTTAAGTTTTCAG GAATTTACGCGGAGATTGGCGAACGTATTGAGCGTCGAGTATCGCGAAACCGTTCATCCTAGTCCTGAAATCGTGATGCACAAAGTCGAAGAGTTGGTGCAAGAAGCGAATCGTGTTCGCGCGAAGAATACGAATATCGAAGCGCAACTGACTACCGCTGAGGTAGACTTTAGAAGCTGCCGGGATGCGTTGGACTGTACCGTAGCCGAGAAGGAACAACTTCAGCGTCAAGTATCTTCGCAATTGGTCGACTTGGATCGTCTCAGACAG GACAAAGAATGCCTGGAAATGCGATACAAAGTCGCGGAAAGGGAACTGGACGGGTTGAGGGATAAATTGTTAAACGCGAACAGAAGCATAAGCAGCGCGACCGGAAATATATCGAATCAAGAGGCGTTGATTGGACAGCTGCGAG AAGATCTGACGCAACGGGATGAAAAGTGTCAGCGTGTGCAAACCGAGTTACGTCACCTTTTGGAATCGTTGGCAACGCTTGTCAGCGGCCCGAACAGATTCATCGAGTCTCACGAGAATGTCATTAAGGATCGCATTAGGGAGATCTTGGCCGAGAACAAAGATCAGGCTCTT GCGATTCAAAAGCTTCGAGACAAGGTAAACGCGGCAACGGAATCGACTACTCGGCAGGGCGAATTGATCGAAACGACTGTGGCGAAGATGCGAAATCTCGAGGACGAACGATCGGACCTGGGAAATAAAGTTCGCAAATTAGAAACCGAGTTGACCGATTGCGAGTTGTTGAAAGAATCTCTGCGCAGAGAAAAACAAATG TTCGTAACGTTTCTGAACCGACTAGGAAAAGCGATGCAAATGGACGAGATCTCGGAGGAAATGGGTCTCGATCTTCAAACGGAATCGCTTCTGATACGAGCCGAGCAACTTGCCAGATTAGAAACCGACAAATTAGTGGATAAG TACTCGTGCTGCAACTACACCATCTTACCGAGGATTCGACGCGAGCGATCCTTCCACGAGCTTCCTTCTATGAAAGAA ACCTCGGTGGTGTATCAGCTGCAGCGTCGTGTAAGGACTCTTCGGGAGCAATTGCAACGCCGGGATCTTCATTTGGATCTCCTTCGCAGAAAATTATCGCTTCAAGAGGACAGCGTGAAAATGAAATCGTTGCTGCAAAGTGAAAGAGACGAAGCGAATCTTCG AGCGAAGAAGTTGTCGAAACAAACCGATCGCTTGCAAGTTCAACTTTTGGAAGAGAGGTCAAGAAATCGCGAGTTAAGCGCCCAATTGACGGAAGCCGCGGATTACAAA ATAGCAGCTTTGGAACGCAGTCGAAAGATAGAAGAGGTTCAAAAACGGCTGGTCGAGAGCGAGATGCTGAGAACTCGATGCAACAGAAAATTAACCCTCTTGAAAGAACAAATAAGAACAACGACTGAGACTGCCGAGCAGGAGAGATCCATCAGCGACCATTCGTTGCAATTGCTTAGGGACGAGCTAGCGCAAGTCAAACAAAATCTTTCTGAGATGACGAAAAGGGAATCCCAG CATACATGCGATGCATCCTCCTAG